A stretch of the Opisthocomus hoazin isolate bOpiHoa1 chromosome 2, bOpiHoa1.hap1, whole genome shotgun sequence genome encodes the following:
- the AHSA2 gene encoding LOW QUALITY PROTEIN: activator of 90 kDa heat shock protein ATPase homolog 2 (The sequence of the model RefSeq protein was modified relative to this genomic sequence to represent the inferred CDS: deleted 1 base in 1 codon), with product MHAPEKELKGVKFSEVAIFAILLDAEPDNDEPNNNDRWTREKISNRVEGLQNGSCSPAAPRRETGGAEAAVPTPAAATGRLGQRPASKGEKGRGGRGVAGGCLRPCRRGAGCGRAARLRLPPPAARSGQGEVSDTFRPGRRRARRRRGRGSAVAKWGEGDPRWIVEERADATNVNNWDWTERDTTSWSRSKLKEVLVVEGEAGRCEISDLKHVEGEASCNSRKGKLIFFYEWNLHLGWKGRVKESGEKHKGSVEIPNLSEENEVNDTEINVSKRKGEGDVLKELMRTEGTIKVRAALRDYLKALKTEFTLGMLLPTKATAGQELAAEQKLSGNTMQDSVSPQSLDIVGVKIPTVKILLREIFNSPADKFYSIFTTKELVQKFSKYPAVIEAEKGGKLQMFDGCVSGEYEELVPSQRIVLKWRCRNWPYEHYATVALNFKDMAPQTELQLECNGVPVSSEDSTRQCWKKQYFEGIHILLQQSKDNVE from the exons ATGCACGCCCCTGAAAAAGAACTGAAAGGagtaaaattttcagaagttGCAATATTTGCAATTCTTTTGGATGCAGAGCCTGACAATGATGAGCCCAACAATAATGAT AGATGGacaagagagaaaataagcaaTAGGGTCGAAGGGCTGCAGAACGGTT cgtgcagcccggcagccccccgcagGGAGACGGGCGGTGCCGAGGCGGCGGTTCCTACGCCCGCAGCAGCGACGGGAAGACTCGGCCAGCGGCCCGCAAGCaagggggagaagggaaggggggggaggggtgtggcCGGCGGCTGCCTCCGGCCCTGCCGCCGAGGCGCGGGGTGCGGCAGGGCGGCGCGCCttcgccttcctcctcctgcggCGAGGAGCGGGCAAGGGGAAGTTTCAGACACCTTCCGGCCGGGTcgccggcgggcgcggcggcggcggggccggggtaGCGCCGTGGCCAAGTGGGGAGAGGGGGACCCGCGCTGGATCGTGGAGGAGCGTGCGGACGCCACTAATGTCAACAACTGGGACTG GACGGAGCGGGACACGACGAGCTGGTCGAGGAGCAAGCTGAAGGAGGTGCTGGTGGTAGAGGGCGAGGCCGGGCGCTGTGAGATCAGCGACCTGAAGCATGTGGAAGGCGAAGCGTCCTGCAACAGCCGCAAAGGGAAACTC ATCTTCTTCTACGAGTGGAACCTGCACCTGGGCTGGAAAG GTAGAGTGAAAGAGTCTGGGGAGAAACATAAGGGATCTGTTGAAATTCCTAACCTGTCAGAAGAAAATGAGGTCAATGATACAGAA ATAAACGTTAgcaaaaggaaaggggaaggcgATGTTCTGAAGGAGCTTATGAGAACTGAAGGAACCATAAAAGTCAGAGCAGCTCTGAGAGATTACCTGAAAGCACTTAAAACAG AGTTTACCTTGGGAATGCTTCTGCCAACAAAAGCTACTGCTGGTCAGGAGCTGGCTGCTGAGCAAAAACTAAGTGGAAACACCATGCAA GATTCTGTTTCACCACAGTCTTTGGATATAGTTGGTGTAAAAATTCCAACAGTGAAGATACTTTTGAGAGAAATATTCAACTCTCCAGCAGACAAATTTTATAGCATCTTCACAACTAAGGAA TTGGTGCAGAAGTTTTCTAAATATCCCGCTGTGATTGAAGCAGAGAAAGGAGGCAAACTTCAGATGTTTGATGGTTGCGTCAGCGGGGAATACGAAGAACTG GTCCCAAGCCAAAGAATTGTCCTGAAGTGGAGGTGTAGAAACTGGCCTTATG AACATTATGCAACAGTTGCCTTGAATTTCAAGGACATGGCTCCTCAAACAGAACTGCAGTTAGAGTGCAACGGAGTTCCTGTCTCCAGTGAAGACAGTACAAGACAATGTTGGAAGAAGCAGTATTTTGAAGGAATACATATTTTACTGCAGCAGTCCAAAGACAACGTGGAATGA